The sequence below is a genomic window from Denitratisoma sp. DHT3.
CTACGGCCGGCTGAAGACCACCGAGGCGATGCACCACGAGACCCTGGGGGTTTCCAACGCCCTGTCCCGCACCAAGAACGAGAACCGTTCGGTGCTGATGGCCGGGGGCCACTACAACGATCTACTGCCTTACGACATGCGCAATACAGACGGTGCCACCGGCCAGCCCGAGACCAGCTGCCGCGTGAAGATCACGAAACTCGACGACTGGCCCGACTTCCTCAAGCGGGGTTCCACGGTTTATGACTTCGTGGATTCCATCAACAACGCCAAGGGCAAGGGAGGGCAACACTGATGGCCAAGATGGGAATGGTCTTCGACCTCAAGGCCTGCATCGGCTGCAACGCCTGCGTGGTGGCCTGCAAGCAGGAGAACTCCTTGCCGGACGGCGTGTTCTTCACCCGCACCCTGAGCTACGAGCACGGCACCTACCCCAACACCCGGCGCACCTACATCCCCACCATCTGCAATCAGTGTGAGGATGCTCCGTGCGAGAAGGTCTGCCCCAGCGGCGCGACCTTCACCCGCGAGGACGGCATCGTCATGGTGGACCGGGACAAGTGCATCGGTTGCAGCAGCTGCGCGGTGGCCTGCCCCTACGACATGCGCACCATGCTCGACAAGGACATGTTCGAGAAGGGCCTGTTCGGCACCGGCGAGCTGACGCCTTTCGAGAAGCAGGGCTACGAGCGGTTCACACCAGGTACCTCGGTCAAGTGCGACTTCTGCAGCCAGCGGGTGGACGCCGGACTCGACCCGGCCTGCGTGTCCACCTGCCCGACCAACGCCCGCATCTTCGGCGACCTCGACGATCCCAACAGCGCGCCCAGCAAGCTGATCCGGGACCGCGACGGCCGCCAGCCGCTGCCGGAAAAGGGCACCAAGCCCAAGGTCTATTACGTGGACTGAGACGTGGACTGAGCGCTGCGGCGCTCTCAAGAAAATGAAGAGCCGCCCCAAGCTTTCTTGCCCCTCCCTCGGGAGGGTGAAAATGCCGAGAGGCGTTTTCGGGGGCGCTCAACTGCCTAGGTGGATACTACGATGACGAATACCGGCAACAATCGTCTGGTCGGCAACTCCTTCAAACTGGGGTACCGCTTCCAGCGCTACTGGGACACCTCGATGGCCATCGCCTTCTTCTCCGCGGAAGTCGGCACCGGTCTGTTCCTGGTTTCCTATTTCTGCAACTACGTGCTGGGAATGGCGCTCGGCCTGGCCCTCACCG
It includes:
- a CDS encoding 4Fe-4S dicluster domain-containing protein, whose translation is MAKMGMVFDLKACIGCNACVVACKQENSLPDGVFFTRTLSYEHGTYPNTRRTYIPTICNQCEDAPCEKVCPSGATFTREDGIVMVDRDKCIGCSSCAVACPYDMRTMLDKDMFEKGLFGTGELTPFEKQGYERFTPGTSVKCDFCSQRVDAGLDPACVSTCPTNARIFGDLDDPNSAPSKLIRDRDGRQPLPEKGTKPKVYYVD